A section of the Alkalihalobacillus sp. LMS39 genome encodes:
- a CDS encoding GNAT family N-acetyltransferase: protein MNVIIKEITTIEPYLNELSTLLIDVVDDGASVGFLPPLQENEATEYWTTVQNSTALLFLAFIENEVVGTVQLQLETKENGKHRAEIAKLMTHPRFRRRGVGRLLMEAAERRARSEKRTLLVLDTRKGDPSNDLYTALAFKKVGEIPEYCLTADGHYEATVYYYKLINDK, encoded by the coding sequence ATGAATGTCATAATAAAAGAAATCACAACGATTGAACCGTATTTGAATGAGCTTAGTACCCTATTAATTGATGTTGTTGACGACGGGGCTTCTGTTGGCTTTTTACCGCCATTACAAGAAAATGAAGCCACTGAATATTGGACTACAGTGCAAAATTCTACGGCTTTATTATTTCTAGCATTTATCGAAAACGAAGTCGTTGGAACAGTTCAACTTCAGTTGGAAACGAAAGAAAATGGAAAACACCGAGCTGAGATCGCCAAACTGATGACACACCCTCGTTTTAGAAGAAGAGGAGTCGGTCGCTTGTTAATGGAAGCCGCTGAACGTAGAGCTCGGAGCGAAAAACGAACATTACTTGTCCTTGATACGAGAAAGGGAGACCCTTCAAATGATTTATATACCGCACTTGCGTTTAAAAAAGTAGGTGAAATTCCCGAGTATTGCTTAACTGCAGACGGACATTATGAAGCCACGGTTTATTACTATAAGCTTATCAATGATAAGTAA
- a CDS encoding DMT family transporter, whose amino-acid sequence MIVNSEQKSYTVPLVLSIILISFSAIFVKWSEAPPTILAMYRMWFACVFLLPVLWIKRKEIIQIHFTQWSLLFCSGIFLALHFGLWFASLTLTTVASSTIILALQPIIALIGGFFIFKERTTTSAITTMTVAIIGAMMVGWGDFGLSDEAILGDILSFLSVIAVVGYLMIGQNIVQHMSHWIYSFSVFFFTAFLLTGYNLVAHIPLFSYESREWGLFVLLAIIPTLAHLIHNWLLRYMNATTISMSILGEPVGATILAVLLLGEKLVYWQLIGGVLVLIGVFLFLIQQQKQRSTLHEKSA is encoded by the coding sequence ATGATTGTCAATTCAGAACAAAAATCATACACCGTCCCACTCGTTTTATCTATTATTCTCATTTCCTTTTCTGCTATTTTTGTAAAATGGTCAGAAGCACCACCGACAATTTTAGCGATGTACCGCATGTGGTTTGCATGCGTTTTTTTACTACCTGTTTTATGGATAAAACGCAAAGAAATTATACAAATTCACTTTACGCAGTGGAGCCTTTTGTTTTGCTCTGGCATTTTTCTAGCCTTACATTTCGGATTATGGTTTGCTTCTTTAACTTTAACAACCGTGGCAAGCTCAACCATTATTCTTGCTTTACAACCCATTATCGCGTTAATCGGTGGTTTTTTTATATTTAAAGAAAGAACAACGACATCGGCTATTACCACGATGACAGTCGCCATTATCGGAGCCATGATGGTAGGTTGGGGTGATTTCGGTTTAAGTGACGAAGCTATTTTAGGAGATATTCTATCCTTTTTAAGTGTTATTGCTGTCGTTGGATATTTAATGATAGGACAAAATATCGTCCAACACATGTCCCATTGGATTTATAGTTTTTCTGTCTTTTTCTTTACAGCATTCCTTTTAACTGGGTATAATCTAGTCGCTCACATTCCACTCTTTTCTTATGAAAGTCGAGAATGGGGTCTTTTTGTTTTGTTAGCGATTATCCCAACACTTGCTCATCTCATTCACAATTGGTTGCTACGTTATATGAATGCGACAACGATTTCGATGAGTATACTAGGTGAGCCTGTCGGAGCGACTATTCTTGCCGTTCTTCTACTTGGTGAAAAACTTGTTTACTGGCAACTGATTGGGGGCGTTCTTGTATTAATCGGTGTCTTTTTGTTTTTGATCCAACAGCAAAAACAAAGAAGCACTCTTCATGAGAAAAGTGCATAA
- a CDS encoding branched-chain amino acid aminotransferase encodes MSNLRIDVTLTTEKKPKPNADELGFGRIYTDHMFIMDYTEGKGWHDARIVPYQPVVLDPAAKILHYGQSVFEGLKAYLSENDDIMLFRPEKNMERLNRSSERVCIPAVEEEFALHALTELLKIEKEWIPKAQDTSLYIRPFIFATEPFLGLAPSKTYQFMITLSPVGAYYKEGMNPVKIAVEEEFVRAVPGGTGEAKTGGNYAASIIAQVNAERKGFSQVLWLDGKEKKYVEEVGSMNVFFKINGDIVTPALNGSILEGVTRRSIIDLLRSWDMTVTERSISFEEVYEAFQNGHLEEAFGTGTAAVISPIGEFGWKNERMVINEGKTGEISKKLYDTLTGIQKGEIKDPFGWTKKI; translated from the coding sequence ATGTCTAATTTAAGAATTGATGTGACGTTAACAACAGAAAAAAAGCCAAAACCAAATGCAGATGAACTTGGTTTTGGAAGAATTTATACGGATCATATGTTTATTATGGACTACACGGAAGGAAAAGGATGGCATGATGCGCGTATTGTTCCTTATCAACCCGTTGTACTTGATCCTGCTGCGAAAATCTTGCATTACGGTCAGTCTGTTTTTGAAGGGTTAAAGGCATATTTATCTGAAAATGACGATATTATGTTATTCCGCCCAGAAAAAAATATGGAGCGTTTAAACCGGTCAAGTGAGCGTGTTTGTATTCCAGCAGTGGAAGAGGAATTTGCACTACATGCGTTAACAGAATTATTAAAAATTGAAAAAGAATGGATTCCAAAAGCACAAGACACTTCCTTATATATTCGACCGTTTATTTTTGCAACAGAGCCATTTTTAGGATTAGCACCATCTAAAACATACCAATTTATGATTACGTTGTCTCCTGTTGGCGCTTATTATAAAGAAGGAATGAATCCAGTAAAAATTGCCGTAGAAGAAGAATTTGTTCGCGCTGTCCCTGGTGGTACTGGTGAAGCGAAAACGGGTGGAAACTACGCAGCAAGCATCATTGCCCAAGTGAATGCAGAGAGAAAAGGATTTTCCCAAGTTCTTTGGTTAGATGGAAAAGAAAAAAAATACGTTGAAGAAGTTGGAAGTATGAACGTGTTTTTCAAAATCAATGGTGACATTGTGACACCAGCGTTAAATGGAAGTATTTTAGAAGGAGTAACACGTAGATCAATCATTGATCTTCTTCGTTCATGGGATATGACTGTAACAGAAAGAAGTATTTCATTTGAAGAAGTGTATGAAGCATTTCAAAATGGCCATTTAGAAGAAGCTTTTGGCACGGGAACAGCTGCCGTTATTTCTCCAATTGGTGAATTTGGTTGGAAAAACGAGCGAATGGTGATTAATGAAGGAAAAACAGGAGAAATTTCAAAGAAGTTGTATGACACATTAACAGGCATTCAAAAAGGGGAAATTAAAGACCCATTTGGTTGGACAAAAAAAATATAA
- a CDS encoding DUF3994 domain-containing protein, whose amino-acid sequence MKVKKAFLICCMIVLPYVLTGCGFTGEIFKEVVNEVKEEMNSTEAHESTDGQEQVFDTPPLNKEEYVEYIGLYQEQLKEEFFELSRLLHDESMDDYVQANRNQIEKITTIINQYRALHAPDDFYDVHFDYMVAMDYFESGLQSFEQGLVSGDDRAIEEGLFDLEQGQNYWNYAFAVLGLTEAIPMGDGTITSQDLKELDQLAGMDRDSVLLNLSITGEELVGHWGFENEDGSFNTSIILHEDGKYEGYSNGVYPDDNNVMKGYWLYHHLTRTLHVYTDLMLEDGESIPVPRPEMVMDVQLFKDDQILMMDVETLNSFFYTKGE is encoded by the coding sequence GTGAAAGTGAAAAAAGCTTTTTTAATTTGCTGTATGATCGTACTTCCTTATGTCTTAACTGGATGTGGATTTACAGGTGAAATATTTAAAGAAGTAGTGAATGAAGTAAAGGAAGAGATGAATTCCACTGAGGCTCATGAATCAACAGATGGACAAGAACAGGTTTTTGATACACCTCCTTTAAACAAAGAGGAATATGTTGAGTATATAGGCTTATATCAAGAACAATTAAAAGAAGAGTTTTTTGAACTTTCTCGTTTGTTACATGATGAAAGTATGGATGATTACGTTCAAGCAAATCGTAATCAAATTGAAAAAATAACGACAATCATCAATCAATACCGTGCATTACATGCCCCAGATGATTTTTATGATGTTCATTTTGACTATATGGTCGCAATGGATTATTTTGAAAGTGGTTTACAATCATTTGAACAAGGATTAGTGAGCGGAGATGATCGTGCGATTGAAGAAGGTCTATTTGATTTAGAACAAGGTCAAAATTACTGGAATTATGCATTTGCCGTCCTTGGGCTCACTGAGGCGATTCCAATGGGAGATGGAACGATTACTTCGCAAGATTTAAAGGAACTTGATCAATTAGCTGGAATGGACCGCGACAGTGTGTTGTTAAATTTATCAATTACTGGAGAGGAGTTAGTTGGCCATTGGGGATTTGAAAACGAGGATGGGTCGTTTAATACATCTATCATTCTTCATGAAGATGGAAAATATGAAGGATATAGTAACGGTGTGTATCCCGATGACAACAATGTGATGAAAGGTTATTGGTTATATCATCATTTAACACGTACTTTACATGTGTATACGGACTTAATGTTAGAAGATGGTGAATCTATTCCTGTACCAAGACCAGAAATGGTCATGGATGTTCAGTTGTTTAAAGATGACCAAATATTAATGATGGACGTTGAAACATTAAACTCCTTTTTCTACACTAAGGGTGAGTAA
- a CDS encoding tripartite tricarboxylate transporter permease, with amino-acid sequence MEFLIQAFEFHHIIVLVIGLLLGILVGALPGLTPTMGVALMIPFTFSLGPTEGLILLGGIYCGSVFGGSIPAILFNVPGAPANVATTFDGYEMTKQGQSRKALELATISSVIGGLFGMFLLLFFAPVFADFSLRFGPTESFWIAIFGITVIAAISDGSVLKNLIGGGIGIALSFIGISTVTGTARFTFGMDSLVGGLHLVAVLIGLFAFPQALRLLENLHEKKSKPKTNEQRQMSSVKQSFFDIVKKPKALFLGSGLGAFIGMIPGAGGNIASLLAYNETKRFSKEKDKFGKGHKEGVIASESANNAMVGGSLVPLLTLGIPGSPTAAIFLGGLLIHGIWPGNNLFVDHENVAYTFLYSMVAAQILLLLLALPLIKYMTKLTNIPAYFMAPIILSFSIIGAYTTQNNVFDIYTMIVIGFIMFFMHKNGFSAAPIALGFILGSIAEEGLLQGLQIGGAHGSAFAFFFTGTWNIILYSFVIITIVFSIVQSTKATRNNKVSIHKKMALFSENVTSGRFGWTWLFFASFLFWSIFVMNGMAIGQRIFPQLTFSLILFFVIIAWTKQLVTEPKQTVQKSKINKSVLTLIIIVTFICSLITIFSFYVQVFLLMILVPFYMYCQNRKEVSIRSVVLTAVIFPTVLYVVFSYLLNVPLP; translated from the coding sequence ATGGAGTTTTTGATTCAAGCGTTTGAGTTCCATCATATCATCGTATTAGTGATTGGGTTATTGCTTGGAATTTTAGTCGGAGCACTACCGGGATTAACACCAACAATGGGTGTGGCATTGATGATTCCCTTTACTTTTTCGTTAGGGCCGACAGAAGGGCTAATTTTATTAGGTGGAATATATTGTGGGAGCGTTTTCGGAGGCTCTATTCCAGCGATTTTATTCAATGTACCTGGTGCCCCAGCTAATGTAGCTACGACGTTTGATGGATATGAAATGACAAAGCAAGGGCAATCAAGGAAAGCCCTTGAACTCGCGACGATTTCTTCTGTTATCGGTGGCTTGTTTGGGATGTTTTTACTGTTGTTTTTTGCTCCGGTGTTTGCTGACTTTTCATTGAGATTTGGACCAACCGAAAGTTTTTGGATTGCGATTTTTGGAATTACTGTAATTGCTGCCATTTCAGATGGTTCTGTTTTAAAAAACTTAATCGGTGGTGGTATCGGAATTGCTTTATCCTTTATTGGTATTAGTACTGTAACAGGGACAGCTCGATTTACATTTGGAATGGACAGTCTAGTTGGAGGATTGCATCTTGTTGCAGTCTTAATCGGGTTATTTGCCTTTCCTCAAGCTTTGCGTCTTCTTGAAAACCTTCACGAAAAAAAATCGAAACCAAAAACAAATGAACAAAGGCAAATGTCTTCGGTAAAACAATCTTTTTTTGATATTGTGAAAAAGCCAAAAGCCTTATTTCTTGGAAGTGGACTTGGAGCTTTCATCGGAATGATTCCTGGTGCAGGCGGAAATATCGCGAGTTTATTGGCTTATAATGAGACAAAACGATTTTCAAAAGAAAAAGATAAATTTGGGAAAGGGCATAAAGAAGGTGTTATTGCTTCAGAAAGTGCGAATAATGCGATGGTCGGTGGATCGCTTGTCCCATTGCTTACACTAGGAATTCCCGGCTCACCGACAGCAGCGATTTTTTTAGGTGGGCTATTAATTCATGGAATTTGGCCGGGCAACAATTTATTTGTTGATCATGAGAATGTTGCCTATACGTTTTTATATAGTATGGTTGCGGCCCAAATTTTATTGTTACTATTAGCGTTACCACTTATTAAATACATGACGAAGCTAACAAATATTCCCGCTTACTTTATGGCTCCTATTATTTTATCGTTTTCAATTATCGGTGCGTATACTACGCAAAACAATGTGTTTGATATTTATACGATGATTGTCATAGGGTTTATCATGTTTTTTATGCACAAAAATGGATTTTCTGCAGCGCCGATTGCTTTAGGATTTATATTAGGGTCAATAGCAGAAGAGGGGTTGTTGCAAGGGTTACAAATCGGGGGCGCTCACGGTTCAGCATTTGCTTTTTTCTTTACAGGAACATGGAACATCATTTTATATAGCTTTGTTATCATAACAATCGTGTTTTCCATTGTTCAAAGTACGAAAGCAACGAGAAATAATAAAGTATCCATTCATAAAAAAATGGCGCTTTTTTCGGAGAATGTTACTTCAGGTCGATTCGGTTGGACATGGCTCTTTTTTGCTAGTTTTTTGTTTTGGAGTATTTTTGTAATGAATGGCATGGCTATCGGACAACGTATATTTCCACAACTAACATTTAGTTTGATTCTCTTTTTCGTGATTATTGCATGGACAAAACAACTGGTGACAGAACCAAAACAGACGGTACAAAAAAGTAAGATAAATAAATCGGTATTAACACTTATCATCATTGTCACTTTTATTTGTTCACTCATTACAATTTTCAGTTTTTATGTTCAAGTATTTTTATTGATGATTCTCGTTCCGTTTTATATGTATTGCCAAAATCGAAAGGAAGTTTCCATTAGAAGTGTAGTGTTAACGGCTGTTATATTTCCGACGGTGTTATATGTTGTGTTTAGTTATTTATTGAATGTGCCATTACCTTAA
- a CDS encoding tripartite tricarboxylate transporter substrate binding protein produces the protein MKMRHVFPLFICFCLVLVASCSHEPSATDTTNFPDKSIQLIVAFSPGAATDTQARIISKYASEYLGQELVIVNKPGGGGQVGWNSFSSVEPDGYTLVAYNLPHIITQPLVGQTSFEIDTFEPLVNWGGDPTVFAVHKDSDIDSLDDLISIAQENPGSITVGNAGLFVGQHLATLLLEDSADIQLEHVPSQGAADAIASLLGGHTDVVSGNLSDIYRLGDEVKPLAIATQERHSFAPNIPTFAELGYPEVMMSTDRGIAARQGTPDDVIEKLELAFMEILEDKDFLAEMEQAGADMLIMEREAVLEDMEVRTKTYKQLLQSIGVLD, from the coding sequence ATGAAAATGAGACATGTTTTTCCTTTATTCATTTGTTTTTGTTTAGTGTTAGTTGCCAGTTGTTCTCATGAGCCTTCAGCTACTGATACAACAAACTTTCCTGACAAAAGTATACAACTTATTGTTGCTTTCTCCCCAGGGGCAGCCACAGATACACAGGCGCGAATTATTTCAAAATATGCGAGTGAATATTTAGGTCAAGAACTCGTCATCGTCAACAAGCCTGGTGGCGGAGGTCAAGTTGGCTGGAACTCTTTTTCCTCTGTTGAACCTGATGGCTATACTTTAGTCGCTTATAATTTGCCACATATTATTACTCAACCACTTGTAGGTCAAACAAGTTTTGAAATCGATACATTTGAACCACTTGTCAATTGGGGTGGGGATCCGACCGTTTTTGCTGTTCATAAAGATAGCGATATCGATTCCTTGGATGATTTAATTTCAATAGCACAAGAAAATCCTGGTTCTATCACAGTAGGAAATGCAGGATTGTTTGTTGGCCAACATTTAGCGACGCTTTTACTCGAAGATTCAGCTGACATCCAACTAGAACACGTACCATCTCAAGGCGCTGCTGATGCAATTGCCTCGTTACTTGGCGGGCATACAGATGTTGTGTCAGGAAATTTATCTGATATATATCGACTGGGAGATGAGGTAAAACCTTTGGCGATTGCAACACAAGAACGCCATTCTTTCGCCCCAAATATACCGACTTTTGCAGAGTTAGGATATCCAGAAGTGATGATGAGTACTGACCGTGGGATTGCAGCAAGGCAAGGAACTCCTGATGATGTAATCGAAAAGTTAGAATTAGCATTTATGGAAATTTTAGAAGATAAAGATTTCTTAGCTGAAATGGAGCAAGCTGGAGCAGATATGCTCATTATGGAACGGGAAGCAGTACTTGAAGATATGGAAGTCCGAACAAAAACATACAAACAATTACTTCAGTCTATTGGCGTTTTAGATTAA
- a CDS encoding MFS transporter — MTLGNSMLIPILPQMEKELGISAFQASLTITIFSITAAISIPILGYMSDRFSRKAIIIPALTIYGIGGLLAGIASAWFGNPYLWIMVGRALQGIGAAGTAPIAMALTGDLFKGGEQSKVLGIVEASNGFGKVLSPIVGSLLALLVWYGPFWGFPVFVIISLLLTAFFVKEKKKKKEAPPVGKYVKGLFSVFKHEGRWLFTAYLAGATCLFTLFGILFYLSDTLETQYNIDGVLKGAILAIPLLFMMVTSFTTGSKIGKDISRMKKVIIFGFILMTASFATLVFFTRLVPFIAVLIGSSIGTGLVLPCLNSLITGSVGAARRGFVTSLYGSVRFLGVAAGPPVFEWLMNWSRTGMFLATASLTFVLGLLCLFLIHIKKPKDDEHDGDQHTLFRKLQLTTE, encoded by the coding sequence ATGACATTAGGTAATTCGATGTTAATCCCGATACTGCCACAAATGGAAAAGGAATTAGGGATTTCAGCCTTTCAAGCAAGTTTAACGATTACAATATTCTCGATTACAGCCGCCATTTCTATCCCCATACTAGGCTATATGTCAGACCGTTTTTCACGAAAAGCGATTATCATTCCGGCTTTAACGATTTATGGGATTGGAGGGTTATTAGCAGGGATTGCCTCTGCATGGTTTGGAAATCCATATTTATGGATAATGGTAGGACGAGCACTACAAGGAATTGGTGCAGCTGGGACGGCTCCAATTGCCATGGCGTTAACAGGAGATTTATTTAAAGGTGGAGAGCAAAGTAAAGTGCTAGGGATTGTCGAAGCATCGAACGGGTTCGGTAAAGTACTTTCTCCAATTGTTGGATCTTTATTAGCTTTATTAGTATGGTATGGACCATTTTGGGGATTCCCGGTATTTGTTATCATTTCTCTTTTACTCACTGCTTTTTTTGTAAAGGAAAAGAAGAAGAAAAAAGAAGCACCTCCTGTTGGAAAATATGTGAAAGGACTTTTTTCTGTTTTTAAACATGAAGGAAGATGGTTATTTACCGCTTATTTAGCGGGTGCAACTTGCTTATTTACGTTGTTTGGTATTTTATTTTATTTATCTGATACATTGGAGACACAATACAATATTGATGGCGTATTAAAAGGGGCCATCCTTGCAATACCGTTGTTATTTATGATGGTAACTTCGTTTACAACAGGAAGTAAAATTGGAAAAGATATAAGTCGAATGAAAAAAGTAATTATTTTTGGATTTATTTTAATGACCGCTTCTTTTGCGACATTAGTCTTTTTTACGAGATTGGTGCCATTTATTGCCGTTCTTATAGGGAGTAGCATTGGGACTGGTTTAGTTCTTCCGTGTTTAAATAGTTTAATTACAGGTTCAGTTGGAGCGGCCCGGAGAGGATTTGTCACATCTCTTTATGGTTCTGTCCGCTTTTTAGGTGTTGCAGCAGGACCGCCAGTGTTTGAGTGGCTTATGAATTGGTCACGAACAGGAATGTTTTTAGCTACAGCAAGTTTAACCTTTGTTTTAGGGTTATTATGTTTGTTCCTTATTCATATAAAAAAACCAAAAGATGATGAACATGATGGTGATCAACATACATTATTCCGAAAATTACAATTAACTACAGAGTAA
- a CDS encoding MBL fold metallo-hydrolase codes for MDREMTYGEDYKYIPTTSVSSGEGLEVVRDVYCHTVQIVNICLVENPETNDFVLIDAGMPKSADEIIRITEKRFGEGSKPKAIILTHGHFDHVGAIIELVKHWQVPVYAHELELPYVTGKISYPNPDTTVEGGMVAKLSSLFPNEPINLGDHVTALPQDNTVPYMPGFAWIHTPGHTPGHVSFFREEDRCLLVGDAFVTVKQDSLYSVLTQKQEISGPPRYLTTDWKAAWESVKTLASLKPNVAVTGHGLPMTGEKLNTNLQKLAREFDKIAIPDYGLFVENNIKH; via the coding sequence ATGGATCGTGAAATGACATATGGTGAAGACTATAAATATATACCAACGACTTCCGTTTCAAGTGGAGAAGGGCTAGAAGTTGTGCGAGACGTCTATTGCCACACTGTACAGATTGTAAATATTTGTTTAGTTGAAAATCCGGAAACGAATGATTTTGTTTTAATTGATGCAGGGATGCCGAAATCAGCAGATGAGATTATCCGAATTACGGAAAAACGATTTGGGGAAGGAAGTAAGCCCAAAGCGATTATTCTCACACATGGACATTTTGACCACGTTGGTGCCATTATTGAACTAGTGAAGCATTGGCAAGTCCCTGTTTATGCGCATGAATTAGAGCTACCATATGTTACAGGGAAGATTAGTTATCCCAATCCCGATACAACGGTTGAGGGTGGAATGGTAGCTAAATTGTCTTCGCTGTTCCCGAATGAACCTATTAATTTAGGAGACCATGTTACAGCCCTTCCACAAGATAATACGGTTCCATATATGCCGGGATTTGCTTGGATTCACACTCCAGGTCATACACCAGGGCATGTGTCTTTTTTTCGAGAAGAAGACAGATGTTTACTTGTAGGTGATGCTTTTGTAACAGTTAAACAAGATTCTTTATATAGCGTGTTAACACAGAAGCAAGAAATAAGTGGTCCTCCACGGTATTTAACAACTGACTGGAAGGCGGCTTGGGAATCAGTGAAAACATTAGCTTCACTTAAACCGAATGTTGCGGTTACAGGTCATGGGCTGCCAATGACTGGAGAAAAGTTGAATACTAATCTGCAAAAACTTGCACGTGAATTTGATAAGATTGCTATACCAGACTATGGCTTATTTGTAGAAAACAATATAAAGCATTAA
- a CDS encoding DUF1992 domain-containing protein, which translates to MSRDWLGDLIKDFEKKEGPLKGSGKPLSDHVLKGDVLDRTIQHANYRPEWLALQHSIRDDIQQLIKNRPTLARKEIQSKIETLNKMIKKYNTLCPSPLQKMKISEDTIEKQLSHWM; encoded by the coding sequence TTGTCTAGAGATTGGCTCGGTGATTTGATCAAAGACTTTGAAAAGAAAGAAGGACCATTAAAAGGAAGTGGGAAACCTTTATCTGACCATGTTTTAAAAGGGGATGTGTTAGACCGTACAATTCAGCATGCAAATTATCGGCCTGAATGGCTCGCACTTCAACATTCCATTCGTGACGATATTCAGCAACTTATTAAGAATCGTCCAACTTTAGCACGTAAAGAAATACAATCAAAAATAGAGACCTTAAATAAAATGATAAAAAAATACAATACGTTATGTCCTTCTCCTTTACAAAAAATGAAAATTAGTGAAGACACAATCGAAAAACAATTATCTCACTGGATGTAA
- a CDS encoding MEDS domain-containing protein translates to MKTLVPLTSTLKIEQGSHILYFYNKKDEYIENAASYILAGIDQGHHIVFIDSEERFAKVKERLGSIDLSRVHYVNNYDFYEMYQDFHFERILNNLSSIVVPYVEHKLTVRIWGHVDWMNQDNIASKLHTYECKCDITIAGLGYTTVCAYDAESVPANILLEMMRSHEFLMTDNNITRSTLYKTSNEYNPTAFPSLSIQTKIDSEIDLYKQKLDFVHVVSHEVRNPLTVIKAYSKLLKEQEHDRERVLRLQAIYDSAVVIDNEISHIITTEQMLSTDAFWQKNLIFVKSAVDEVVEIMKIKGQTQNIKLATAILLSGKEMVLSNFMGFKMIVSNLLSNAIKYSEEGSTVTLNVFQKDEKLIIVVDDKGVGMTKEQLSKLYIKYEKTNQEQSGQGIGLFMVKKLVAHFDGEIEVESEVGKGTKFQVTLPIIR, encoded by the coding sequence ATGAAAACATTAGTCCCTTTAACGAGTACATTAAAAATTGAGCAAGGTTCCCATATCTTATACTTTTATAATAAAAAGGATGAGTATATCGAGAATGCTGCTTCTTATATATTAGCTGGTATTGACCAAGGTCATCATATTGTTTTTATTGATAGTGAAGAACGCTTTGCTAAAGTGAAAGAAAGGCTAGGTTCTATTGATTTAAGTCGTGTCCATTATGTGAATAATTACGATTTTTATGAAATGTATCAAGATTTCCATTTTGAACGGATTTTAAATAATTTATCTTCCATTGTTGTTCCTTATGTTGAACATAAATTAACGGTACGGATATGGGGACATGTGGATTGGATGAATCAAGATAATATTGCTAGTAAACTACATACATATGAATGCAAATGCGATATTACAATCGCGGGTTTAGGTTATACAACTGTTTGCGCTTATGATGCGGAATCAGTCCCTGCGAATATATTACTAGAAATGATGAGAAGCCATGAATTTCTTATGACTGATAATAATATAACGCGAAGTACTCTTTATAAAACGTCGAATGAATACAATCCTACTGCATTTCCGTCGTTGTCAATTCAAACAAAAATTGATTCTGAAATTGACTTATATAAACAAAAGTTAGACTTTGTCCATGTCGTTTCCCATGAAGTTCGAAATCCTTTAACTGTTATTAAAGCTTATTCTAAACTGTTAAAAGAACAAGAGCATGATAGGGAGAGAGTTTTGCGACTTCAAGCCATTTATGATTCAGCGGTTGTCATCGATAATGAAATTTCACATATTATTACGACAGAACAAATGTTATCGACCGATGCATTTTGGCAAAAAAATTTAATTTTTGTTAAATCGGCTGTCGACGAAGTGGTGGAAATTATGAAAATAAAAGGCCAGACACAAAATATAAAATTAGCGACTGCCATTCTTTTGAGCGGAAAAGAAATGGTCCTAAGTAATTTTATGGGTTTTAAAATGATTGTTTCAAACCTATTAAGTAATGCAATAAAATATAGTGAAGAAGGAAGTACAGTTACGCTTAATGTTTTCCAAAAAGACGAAAAGCTTATTATTGTAGTGGACGACAAAGGGGTCGGTATGACAAAAGAACAATTAAGTAAATTATATATTAAATATGAAAAAACAAATCAAGAACAAAGCGGCCAAGGGATTGGTTTGTTTATGGTTAAGAAACTAGTTGCCCATTTTGATGGTGAAATCGAAGTAGAAAGTGAAGTTGGCAAAGGAACTAAGTTTCAAGTCACATTGCCGATTATTCGGTAA